From the Patagioenas fasciata isolate bPatFas1 chromosome Z, bPatFas1.hap1, whole genome shotgun sequence genome, one window contains:
- the LOC136114726 gene encoding 3-ketoacyl-CoA thiolase, mitochondrial-like, giving the protein MALLRGVFIVAAKRTPFGAYGGLLKDFSATDLTEIAARAALAAGKVSPEIIDSVIVGNVIQSAADGIYIARHAGLRVGVPVPVPALTVNRLCGSGFQSIANGCQEICLNDSEVVLCGGAENMSQAPYAVRNIRFGTRLGAELKLEDTLWAGLTDTHVKLPMALTAENLAAKYNITREDCDRYALKTQQRCKAAQDAGYFNAEMAPIEVKTRKGKETVEKDEHPKPQTTPEQLAKLPCVFKKDGTVTAGNASGVCDGAGAVIIASESALKKHSLTPLARVVAYHASGCDPSIMGIGPVPAITEVLKKAGLTLKDMDLVEVNEAFAPQYLAVEKVLGLDPEKTNVNGGAIAIGHPLGASGSRITAHLVHELRRRGGKYAVGSACIGGGQGIALVIENTA; this is encoded by the exons ATGGCGCTTCTGAGGG GCGTGTTCATCGTCGCGGCGAAGCGAACGCCGTTCGGGGCCTACGGAGGTTTGCTGAAGGATTTCAGCGCCACCGACCTGACGGAAATCGCCGCTCGGGCCGCGCTGGCCGCCGGCAAAGTCTCTCCCGAGATCATCGACAGCGTCATCGTCGGCAACGTCATACAG AGCGCCGCGGATGGGATTTATATCGCGAGACACGCTGGGTTACGGGTGGGAGTTCCCGTCCCGGTTCCAGCCCTCACCGTCAACAGACTTTGTGGCTCTGGTTTCCAATCCATTGCCAACGGATGTCAG GAAATTTGCCTTAACGACTCCGAAGTTGTTCTGTGTGGCGGAGCTGAAAATATGAGCCAGGCTCCTTACGCAGTTCGAAACATTCGATTTGGAACCAGATTAGGAGCAGAACTCAAG CTGGAAGACACGTTGTGGGCCGGCCTAACAGATACGCACGTTAAACTCCCTATGGCGCTTACGGCTGAAAATCTGGCCGCAAAATACAACATCACGCGGGAGGACTGTGACCGATACGCTCTCAAAACCCAACAGAGGTGTAAAGCTG CTCAGGACGCCGGTTACTTTAACGCTGAGATGGCACCGATTGAAGTGAAAacgagaaaggggaaagaaactgtGGAAAAGGAtgagcaccccaaaccccagaCCACCCCGGAACAGCTGGCAAAGCTCCCGTGTGTGTTTAAAAAGGACGGGACGGTCACTGCCGGGAACGCTTCG GGGGTGTGCGATGGAGCTGGTGCTGTCATCATTGCCAGTGAATCGGCCCTAAAGAAGCACAGTCTTACTCCTCTGGCGCGAGTAGTCGCGTATCACGCGTCTGGCTGCGACCCTTCCATCATGGGCATCG GCCCTGTACCTGCGATCACCGAGGTTCTGAAGAAAGCAGGATTGACCCTGAAGGACATGGATTTGGTCGAG GTGAACGAGGCGTTCGCACCGCAGTATTTAGCTGTCGAAAAGGTTTTGGGCCTTGACCCTGAAAAAACCAACGTCAACGGAGGTGCCATCGCCATAGGTCACCCTTTGGGCGCGTCGGGATCGCGGATCACAGCTCATCTGGTTCATGAATTGAG GCGTCGTGGTGGGAAATACGCAGTTGGGTCGGCTTGCATTGGCGGCGGCCAAGGAATTGCTCTTGTCATCGAGAACACGGCCTGA